From a single Gracilimonas sp. genomic region:
- a CDS encoding cytidylate kinase-like family protein, giving the protein MAKKAAQIIEQQVQFWMRKEAAQKGVPVSNSKRPIITISREFGAKGAALAEELGRRLEFKVWDKDLLELISKNIGSNKEFIKSLDESRRGLLEDTIFGFIHHRETNLSYLLFLIKAVRALEKFGSNIIVGRGANYICKIPDSFHIRVVCPLNKRIQNYARAYQITKKEASEFILKKDADRQHFSKYNFNQDSGNASDYDLILNSGTFSLSEMAEIAVQAYEMKTGTKVAEMAQQEL; this is encoded by the coding sequence ATGGCTAAGAAAGCAGCTCAGATCATCGAACAACAAGTTCAGTTTTGGATGCGTAAAGAGGCCGCCCAAAAAGGCGTTCCCGTCTCTAATTCTAAGCGTCCTATAATCACGATATCGCGGGAATTCGGAGCTAAAGGCGCTGCCCTGGCAGAAGAATTAGGACGGCGGTTAGAATTCAAGGTTTGGGATAAGGACTTACTGGAGTTAATAAGTAAGAATATTGGCAGCAACAAAGAGTTTATAAAGTCCTTAGATGAGAGTCGCCGGGGATTATTGGAAGATACCATTTTCGGGTTTATACATCATCGCGAAACAAACCTCAGCTATCTTCTTTTTCTGATTAAAGCTGTTCGGGCTCTGGAGAAGTTTGGCAGTAATATTATTGTAGGAAGAGGTGCAAATTACATCTGCAAAATACCGGACTCTTTTCATATCCGTGTGGTCTGTCCTCTTAATAAGCGTATCCAGAACTATGCTCGCGCCTATCAAATCACAAAGAAAGAAGCCTCCGAATTTATTTTGAAGAAGGACGCAGATCGTCAACATTTCAGTAAGTATAACTTCAATCAGGATTCTGGAAATGCAAGCGATTATGACCTGATTCTTAACTCAGGCACTTTTTCTTTATCAGAGATGGCTGAAATAGCAGTGCAAGCCTATGAAATGAAAACCGGAACTAAGGTTGCTGAAATGGCTCAGCAGGAGTTGTAA
- a CDS encoding ABC transporter ATP-binding protein, with amino-acid sequence MERAVELKNLDKSYEDTPVLKNLNLEIPKGTVFGLIGPNGAGKSTLIGVLTGLLSFEGGDVIIHGMKLNARNELEIKKLTASVLQPPLLFEQFSSLEFIEYVCEIYEVNKEGLIEKAYSLMDYFDIKDFAKIKVNKLSSGSRKKLAFVTSVLVEPKLLLLDEPFEAVDVISIERMKNIIRRLKQKGVTIIVTSHILEVVENLCDDIAILHHGHIKAYLDSVSRKELQKDSSLHEIFEKYVEVEQKEEIVDWL; translated from the coding sequence ATGGAGCGAGCTGTAGAGTTAAAAAATCTGGATAAGAGCTACGAGGATACACCGGTGCTCAAGAACCTGAACCTGGAGATTCCGAAAGGAACGGTTTTTGGGTTGATTGGCCCGAATGGTGCCGGGAAGAGCACGTTGATTGGCGTGTTGACGGGCTTGCTGAGCTTCGAAGGCGGGGATGTGATTATTCACGGGATGAAACTAAACGCCAGGAACGAGCTGGAAATTAAAAAGCTGACTGCCTCTGTGTTGCAGCCGCCGCTCTTGTTTGAGCAGTTCAGCAGCCTGGAGTTTATCGAGTATGTGTGTGAAATCTACGAAGTAAACAAAGAAGGGCTGATCGAGAAGGCCTACTCGCTGATGGATTATTTCGACATCAAGGATTTTGCCAAAATTAAAGTGAACAAGCTTTCTTCCGGGAGTCGCAAAAAGCTGGCGTTTGTAACTTCCGTTTTGGTTGAGCCCAAGCTGCTTCTGCTGGACGAGCCCTTTGAAGCCGTTGATGTAATTTCTATCGAGCGGATGAAAAACATCATCCGGCGCCTGAAGCAAAAAGGGGTGACCATCATCGTAACCAGCCATATTCTGGAGGTGGTAGAAAACCTCTGTGACGATATCGCCATTTTGCATCACGGCCACATTAAAGCCTACCTGGATTCTGTGAGCCGCAAAGAACTACAAAAAGATTCCAGCCTCCACGAAATATTTGAAAAGTACGTGGAAGTAGAGCAGAAAGAAGAAATCGTGGACTGGTTGTAA
- a CDS encoding proline dehydrogenase family protein, whose translation MKLPFILAKRFVAGESFTESIPKAKELNKKDLKLTLDLLGENIDDRQTATDTVDAYIRLLEGIKEQDLISSISIKLTMMGLDIDHDFTRENLFRLLDVAKAQDQFVRIDMEGSDHTQITLDIFKEAFERYGKHVGTVIQAMLHRSHNDIHELAEMGADIRLVKGAYSEPSKIALQNMPAIREAFKEQAKVLLEKTPFPRFGTHDDELIDWLKSYAAENEISKDRFEFQMLYGLREETMVQLSDEGYSARVYVPFGTDWFPYFKRRLMERKENVWFVLSTMFKK comes from the coding sequence ATGAAGTTACCTTTCATTTTAGCAAAACGCTTTGTAGCCGGAGAGTCTTTTACCGAATCAATTCCGAAAGCAAAAGAATTAAACAAAAAAGATCTCAAGCTTACCTTGGATCTTTTGGGTGAAAATATTGACGATCGCCAAACCGCAACGGATACCGTTGATGCTTACATTCGCCTGCTTGAAGGCATCAAAGAGCAGGATTTAATCAGCAGTATTTCCATTAAGCTCACCATGATGGGGCTGGATATCGATCATGATTTCACCCGGGAAAACCTGTTTCGCTTGCTGGATGTAGCTAAGGCTCAAGATCAGTTTGTGCGGATTGATATGGAGGGTTCTGATCATACCCAAATCACACTGGATATCTTCAAAGAAGCCTTCGAAAGGTACGGCAAGCATGTGGGTACTGTGATTCAGGCCATGCTGCATCGAAGCCATAATGATATCCACGAGCTGGCTGAAATGGGAGCCGATATTCGTCTGGTGAAAGGCGCTTACAGCGAACCTTCCAAGATTGCACTCCAAAACATGCCTGCCATTCGGGAGGCTTTCAAAGAACAGGCGAAAGTGCTATTAGAAAAAACACCTTTTCCCCGTTTTGGTACTCACGATGACGAACTAATTGACTGGCTTAAGAGCTACGCCGCCGAAAATGAAATTTCCAAAGATCGTTTTGAGTTTCAGATGCTGTACGGGCTTCGGGAAGAAACCATGGTTCAGCTTAGTGATGAAGGCTATTCTGCCCGCGTTTATGTTCCGTTTGGCACCGACTGGTTTCCCTACTTCAAGCGCCGATTGATGGAGCGTAAAGAAAACGTTTGGTTTGTGCTAAGCACCATGTTTAAGAAGTAA
- the uvrA gene encoding excinuclease ABC subunit UvrA encodes MSTIQTASKEAKEKEEERPIIIKGARTHNLKDIDVEIPRNKLTVVTGVSGSGKSSLAFDTIYAEGQRRYVESLSSYARQFLERMDKPDVDFMQGISPAMAIQQKTTTSNPRSTVGTTTEIYDYVRLLFARIGKTISPVSGEVVKKDTPRTAIEKLFESQDEGERFYVLHPIPQHEKKKLDEELKVLKEKGLTRLLNIEDESMVDLTTDEVNLKKFKADKHRVLIDRLVLKDDKDTRTRIADSLETAFQEGSGRCSIKMRGGEELRFSERFEKDGIEFTEPTPQMFSFNNPFGACDNCEGFGKVSGIDEDLVIPDHQKTIRNGAIAPFDSQKFSMHLRDLIKVAAREKYPIDTPYAELSKEFKDVIWKGKDEYIGIWKFFDEIKNQSYKVHMRVLYSRYRGYSRCQECEGYRVRKDALYVKVGDLHVGEVSELTIGHARDYFEDLELTEFEEGVAGQILYEIRKRLKYLDEVGLDYLTLDRLANTLSGGESQRISLANALGSSLIGSLYVLDEPTIGLHPRDNDRLIKILESLRDIGNTVLVVEHDPEMIKAADNVIDIGPFAGTHGGEVVFQGSVDKLVNADTLTGKFLSGRKEIPVPQKRRKGNGKTIELRGASEHNLKNVDVDFPLGMMTVVTGVSGSGKSTLVHDTLYAGIQKHIGSYNDKVGRFSDLSGMAAVHGVEMVDQSPIGRSSRSNPATYTKAFDGIRDLFANTKQSKIMGYEPGHFSFNVPGGRCENCQGEGVQRIEMQFMADIELTCEVCNGTRFRKDVLSVKYRGKNIHDVLEMPVSEAIEFFVDETTIINKLQPLEDVGLGYLKLGQSATTLSGGEAQRVKLAKFLAKTSTDHTLYFFDEPTTGLHFEDVAKLLDSFNELVEQGHSVIIIEHNLDIIKCADWIIDIGPEGGFGGGQIVAEGTPEDIMKQEESYTGKFLKEYLG; translated from the coding sequence ATGTCCACAATTCAAACGGCAAGCAAAGAAGCAAAAGAGAAAGAAGAAGAGCGTCCGATAATTATCAAGGGGGCGAGGACACACAACCTCAAGGACATTGACGTAGAAATTCCCCGCAATAAGCTGACTGTAGTAACCGGGGTTTCGGGTTCAGGGAAATCGAGTCTCGCTTTTGACACCATCTATGCGGAAGGTCAGCGCCGGTATGTGGAAAGTCTCTCCAGCTATGCACGCCAGTTTTTGGAGCGAATGGATAAGCCGGATGTGGATTTTATGCAGGGAATATCGCCAGCCATGGCCATTCAGCAAAAAACAACCACTTCCAATCCTCGCTCAACTGTAGGTACAACGACCGAAATCTATGATTACGTTAGGCTGTTGTTTGCCCGTATAGGGAAGACGATTTCACCGGTTTCCGGAGAAGTGGTAAAAAAAGATACGCCTCGCACCGCCATTGAGAAGCTGTTTGAAAGTCAGGATGAAGGCGAACGGTTCTATGTGCTTCATCCAATTCCACAACACGAAAAAAAGAAGCTGGATGAAGAGCTTAAAGTGCTTAAAGAAAAAGGGCTGACTCGTCTTTTAAACATCGAAGACGAGAGTATGGTGGATTTAACAACGGATGAAGTCAACCTGAAAAAATTCAAAGCAGACAAGCATCGGGTGTTGATTGACCGCCTGGTTTTAAAGGATGATAAGGACACCCGCACCCGAATTGCCGATTCACTGGAAACGGCTTTTCAGGAAGGCAGCGGAAGATGCTCAATTAAGATGAGAGGCGGGGAAGAACTCCGGTTCAGCGAACGCTTTGAAAAAGACGGCATCGAGTTTACCGAGCCGACTCCCCAGATGTTTTCGTTCAACAATCCATTTGGAGCCTGTGATAACTGCGAAGGTTTTGGGAAAGTATCCGGGATCGACGAAGACCTGGTTATTCCAGATCACCAAAAAACGATTAGGAACGGAGCTATCGCCCCTTTTGATTCCCAGAAATTCAGTATGCACCTGCGGGATTTAATAAAAGTTGCAGCCCGTGAAAAATATCCTATCGACACGCCATACGCGGAGCTTTCCAAAGAATTCAAAGATGTAATCTGGAAAGGGAAAGATGAGTATATCGGAATCTGGAAGTTCTTTGATGAGATCAAGAACCAGTCCTATAAAGTGCACATGCGCGTGTTGTATTCCCGCTATCGTGGATACAGCCGCTGCCAGGAATGTGAGGGTTACCGTGTCCGGAAGGATGCACTGTATGTGAAAGTTGGGGATTTACATGTGGGCGAAGTATCTGAGCTGACGATTGGCCATGCCCGCGATTATTTTGAAGATCTGGAGCTTACAGAGTTTGAGGAAGGCGTAGCAGGGCAAATTCTATACGAAATCCGAAAGCGCCTTAAGTATCTGGATGAAGTGGGGCTGGATTACCTGACTTTGGATCGGCTGGCAAATACCCTGAGTGGCGGGGAGTCGCAGCGAATCAGCCTGGCTAATGCACTTGGCAGCTCTTTGATAGGAAGTTTGTATGTACTGGACGAGCCGACGATCGGACTTCACCCCAGAGATAACGACCGGTTGATAAAAATTCTGGAGTCGCTTAGGGATATCGGAAATACCGTATTGGTGGTAGAGCACGATCCCGAAATGATAAAAGCGGCGGATAATGTAATTGATATTGGTCCTTTTGCCGGCACCCATGGAGGAGAAGTGGTATTTCAGGGTTCTGTAGATAAACTCGTTAATGCCGACACACTAACCGGGAAGTTTTTAAGCGGCCGGAAGGAAATCCCGGTTCCTCAAAAACGAAGAAAAGGAAATGGGAAAACGATTGAATTGCGGGGAGCTTCAGAGCATAACCTAAAGAATGTAGATGTGGATTTTCCACTTGGGATGATGACGGTAGTGACCGGTGTTTCCGGTTCCGGTAAGTCAACGCTGGTTCACGATACGCTATACGCGGGCATTCAGAAACATATTGGGTCGTATAATGATAAAGTAGGACGTTTCTCGGACCTGTCCGGAATGGCAGCAGTTCACGGCGTGGAGATGGTAGATCAAAGTCCCATTGGCCGGTCTTCCCGTTCAAATCCGGCTACATATACCAAGGCCTTCGATGGTATTCGAGACCTGTTTGCCAATACCAAGCAATCCAAAATCATGGGGTACGAACCGGGTCACTTCTCTTTTAACGTGCCCGGCGGTCGCTGCGAAAACTGCCAGGGAGAAGGTGTTCAGCGGATTGAAATGCAGTTTATGGCCGACATTGAGCTGACCTGTGAAGTATGTAACGGAACCCGCTTTCGTAAGGACGTACTCAGCGTGAAATATCGAGGCAAGAATATTCATGACGTATTGGAGATGCCGGTTTCGGAAGCCATTGAGTTTTTTGTTGACGAAACCACCATCATTAACAAACTGCAGCCGCTGGAAGATGTAGGGCTTGGATACTTGAAATTAGGCCAAAGTGCGACCACCCTTTCCGGAGGGGAAGCCCAACGGGTGAAACTGGCAAAATTCCTTGCCAAAACCTCCACCGACCACACCCTCTATTTCTTTGACGAACCGACAACCGGCCTGCACTTTGAAGATGTGGCCAAACTGCTTGATTCGTTTAATGAATTGGTTGAGCAGGGGCATTCGGTAATTATCATCGAGCATAACCTGGATATTATAAAGTGCGCTGACTGGATTATTGACATCGGACCGGAAGGTGGATTTGGCGGAGGACAGATTGTAGCTGAAGGAACGCCGGAAGACATTATGAAACAAGAAGAAAGTTATACGGGGAAATTTTTAAAAGAATATTTGGGGTAA
- a CDS encoding DUF4097 family beta strand repeat-containing protein, whose product MSSTGKYLKKLMLSGALVAGLFLSAAQPALAQSSDDVYRVEEFRVSGQVSLEVRTSGGSISVVGSNEDEVIVEMYVRKRGDYVEPGDADLDDYEIEIAQDGNNVRAIVERRSGSWNWNNDGYSISFVVYAPEETRSRLKTSGGSLTVRNLSGSQELKTSGGSITAEGIRGKMILKTSGGSINMTEVQGDVEANTSGGTIRAETIVGNLDAKTSGGSIRLSGIEGNVDAKTSGGSINAEILAPSDYIELKTSGGSITIRVPQENGYNLDLDGNRVYVDLNNFSGQAEKDEINGTMNGGGTLIEAKTSGGSIRLEYL is encoded by the coding sequence ATGAGTTCAACAGGAAAATATTTGAAGAAATTGATGCTATCCGGCGCGTTAGTGGCCGGACTTTTTTTGTCAGCGGCTCAACCCGCGTTAGCCCAATCAAGTGATGATGTATATCGGGTTGAAGAGTTCCGCGTATCAGGACAGGTGAGCCTGGAGGTAAGAACATCAGGGGGAAGTATTTCGGTAGTAGGATCTAATGAGGACGAAGTAATTGTGGAAATGTATGTGCGAAAAAGGGGCGACTACGTGGAGCCCGGTGATGCTGACCTTGACGATTATGAAATAGAAATTGCGCAAGATGGCAATAACGTCAGGGCAATTGTGGAAAGAAGGTCAGGCAGCTGGAACTGGAATAACGACGGGTACTCTATCTCTTTTGTGGTGTATGCACCGGAAGAAACACGAAGCCGGCTGAAGACCTCCGGCGGCAGCCTGACCGTCCGTAACCTAAGTGGTTCCCAGGAGCTGAAAACGTCAGGTGGAAGCATAACAGCGGAAGGAATTCGGGGGAAAATGATTTTAAAAACTTCCGGCGGCAGCATCAATATGACGGAAGTGCAGGGTGATGTGGAAGCGAATACCAGTGGCGGTACCATCCGTGCAGAAACCATCGTTGGGAACCTGGATGCCAAAACCAGCGGAGGCAGTATTCGTCTGTCCGGTATTGAAGGTAATGTGGACGCTAAAACAAGCGGAGGCTCAATCAATGCCGAAATCCTTGCTCCATCTGATTATATAGAACTGAAAACCTCCGGTGGAAGTATCACCATTAGAGTGCCCCAGGAAAATGGATATAACTTAGACCTGGATGGAAACCGCGTTTATGTTGACCTGAACAATTTCAGCGGACAAGCTGAGAAAGATGAAATCAACGGCACCATGAACGGAGGCGGAACCCTTATCGAAGCCAAAACCAGCGGCGGGTCGATTCGCTTAGAATATTTATAA
- a CDS encoding DoxX family protein, translating into MSFLFEPSFHRYLIGVLFILAGLLHFLKPGMYMSIMPDYIPFHKAMVLISGVAEILGGIGIMVPEFRTFAAWGLIVLLLVVFPANIDMAWSGYKNHGLTLYTWALIARLPLQFVLIWWVYWAGVN; encoded by the coding sequence ATGTCCTTTCTTTTCGAGCCTTCTTTCCACCGATACCTTATTGGCGTTTTGTTTATTCTTGCCGGTCTGCTTCACTTCCTGAAACCCGGTATGTATATGAGCATCATGCCTGACTATATTCCTTTTCACAAAGCGATGGTTCTCATCAGCGGGGTGGCTGAAATATTGGGAGGAATTGGAATCATGGTACCTGAATTTCGCACTTTTGCAGCCTGGGGATTAATTGTATTACTCCTCGTCGTTTTTCCGGCTAATATTGACATGGCCTGGAGCGGATATAAAAACCATGGCCTCACCCTTTATACCTGGGCGCTGATTGCCCGGCTGCCTTTACAATTCGTGCTAATATGGTGGGTATATTGGGCAGGGGTAAATTGA
- a CDS encoding GAF domain-containing protein, producing the protein MSAVQLISYDQLISDTESILKRNVTRDEKLFAICELLADEIPSFSWVGFYLPDPEGKQELVLGPFVGPSTDHTRIPYGRGICGQVALSHETFVAQDVHSEENYLACSTDVQSEIVVPIMKDDEFVGQLDIDSNTKNSITKEQRELLEEICEFLSDEF; encoded by the coding sequence ATGAGCGCTGTACAACTTATTTCTTATGATCAATTAATTTCGGATACGGAAAGCATTTTAAAGCGAAATGTTACCCGCGATGAAAAGCTTTTTGCGATTTGTGAATTGTTAGCTGATGAAATCCCCTCTTTCAGCTGGGTGGGTTTTTATCTGCCTGATCCTGAGGGGAAACAGGAACTTGTTCTCGGTCCATTTGTGGGCCCTTCTACCGACCACACCCGGATTCCTTACGGCAGAGGTATTTGCGGACAGGTTGCCCTTAGCCACGAAACCTTTGTGGCACAGGATGTGCACAGCGAAGAAAATTACCTGGCCTGCAGCACCGATGTACAATCCGAAATTGTTGTCCCCATCATGAAAGACGATGAGTTTGTAGGCCAACTCGATATCGACTCAAACACAAAGAACTCCATCACCAAAGAACAGCGTGAGCTTTTGGAAGAAATTTGTGAGTTTCTGTCGGACGAATTTTAA
- a CDS encoding mechanosensitive ion channel family protein, protein MAAIASLVVLIFIGRLASSGVGRLLGEDKTKGVKQVRLIKRLVRWAFNVLGLIIALHLVGLTQVATSFLAAGGVVAVVLGFAFREIGENLLAGLFLSFSRSFDVGDLIESNGIRGIVQRIEIRDVHIRTADGCDIFIPSATIYKNPLHNFTRDGLRRGSFTIGVDYGDDLQKVRETLLKTVQGHKLTLANPAPNIQIAGFTAAYVELEVFFWIDTFSNDRGLGEIRSQVMDGCHKTLAEKGFTYSSNVTTAIDMLPVSVNINQDKKTP, encoded by the coding sequence TTGGCTGCTATAGCATCGTTGGTTGTGCTTATTTTTATCGGCAGGCTTGCCAGCAGCGGTGTTGGTCGTTTACTTGGCGAAGATAAAACCAAAGGCGTAAAGCAAGTCCGGCTGATTAAGCGCCTGGTACGTTGGGCGTTTAATGTTCTGGGCCTGATTATTGCCTTACACCTTGTTGGATTAACACAAGTTGCCACCAGTTTTTTAGCTGCGGGTGGTGTTGTTGCCGTGGTACTTGGGTTCGCTTTCCGGGAGATAGGTGAAAATTTACTTGCAGGGTTATTCCTTTCTTTCAGCCGCTCTTTTGATGTCGGAGACCTGATTGAAAGCAATGGAATAAGAGGAATTGTGCAGAGAATAGAGATACGGGACGTTCACATACGGACTGCCGATGGGTGTGATATTTTTATTCCAAGCGCCACCATCTACAAAAACCCGCTTCACAATTTTACGAGAGATGGGTTGCGACGAGGCAGCTTCACCATTGGGGTTGACTATGGGGACGATCTTCAGAAAGTAAGAGAGACTCTTCTCAAAACCGTACAGGGTCATAAACTCACGCTTGCAAATCCTGCCCCCAATATTCAGATAGCCGGTTTTACGGCAGCTTATGTTGAGCTGGAGGTTTTCTTTTGGATTGATACGTTCAGCAACGATCGCGGATTAGGTGAAATACGGTCGCAGGTGATGGACGGCTGCCACAAAACATTAGCTGAAAAAGGATTTACCTACAGCTCTAATGTGACTACCGCTATAGACATGCTACCGGTGAGCGTGAACATAAATCAGGATAAGAAAACGCCTTAA
- a CDS encoding serine/threonine-protein kinase, which produces MEKSEFEKLEKIIDDVLLHPKEEQKDRIKELCGGDSKLQEQAEELLESIHDSETFLDDQKKNLKSFLDDFSDTEAPPETEEGDFTPETFGFYTTTGKIDQGGMGIVYKGKRSDGEFEREVAIKVLNRRLVSENWEKRFKQEKVILASLEHPNIAKLYDAGISERNRPYLVMEYVRGMSLKEYIQKEEPELKECLSKFKEICEAIEYAHRNLIVHRDIKPQNLLINEQGHVKVLDFGIAKIISEELSEEEVIQTMESGRLLSLSYAAPEQVNMGKITVATDVYALGLVLYEMLAREKPFDLSGKTLQQAEKIILNRETENISAKAKVKLKKIDAKDLDAIVNKCLRKEPEYRYSSVRELLNDLENLQNKKPVAARRNTRRYKTGKFLKRNKYQLSVAAVFFVAIVTFGVIYSINITKEKNRALEALSRAKMVSDVMVNVFEEVDYTKTEDPRLATSRFLDETLNAVDNMFANVPGERARLLMNFGSIKFNLGELKTADSLLTEATAILHALDTENEYRYWLADVFNVKADLARARGQDSLALAYADSLQHFLDKNEQEIRNLEIVPLDWDAYYLAAKSYKAEVYSFFGEFEKADSMYTELFEGYAARNDTTSDVYWVGRHDYGWLLLEKGEYHRAISTFDKVLEARTKGYEIGYAHYTPTKIAGAYASLGWAHHMLGQSNKAEEYSRKALSMYTDIFGENPSIERARAMNDLGIIIQRKGEYEEARELIEKAYYMRKDLLGDTHPLTLTSEGNMGLVYFYNDQKEKALEWFIKAHQSNVKVKGETHPDHMRELSNIGAVYMQLGKNEQAIKYFERALSMGEQFFDTTNVIYRRTLSAYNSIK; this is translated from the coding sequence ATGGAAAAGTCGGAGTTTGAAAAGCTGGAAAAAATCATTGATGACGTGTTGCTCCATCCAAAAGAAGAGCAAAAAGACCGCATCAAAGAACTTTGCGGGGGAGACAGCAAGCTGCAGGAACAAGCCGAAGAACTGCTGGAATCTATTCATGATAGTGAGACCTTTCTGGATGATCAAAAGAAGAACCTGAAGTCTTTTCTCGACGATTTTTCCGATACCGAAGCCCCACCCGAAACGGAAGAAGGTGACTTTACCCCGGAGACCTTTGGGTTTTATACAACCACCGGCAAGATTGACCAGGGAGGAATGGGAATTGTTTATAAGGGCAAGCGCTCGGACGGAGAGTTTGAACGAGAAGTCGCCATCAAGGTTTTAAACAGGCGACTGGTCAGTGAAAACTGGGAAAAGAGGTTCAAGCAGGAGAAGGTGATTCTCGCCAGTTTGGAACATCCCAATATTGCCAAGCTGTATGATGCCGGGATTTCCGAAAGAAACCGTCCGTACCTGGTTATGGAATACGTGCGGGGAATGTCGCTGAAAGAGTACATTCAAAAAGAGGAACCGGAACTGAAAGAATGCCTTTCCAAATTTAAAGAGATCTGTGAAGCGATTGAATATGCCCATCGTAATCTGATTGTGCACCGGGATATCAAACCGCAAAACCTGTTGATTAATGAGCAGGGGCACGTCAAGGTGCTGGATTTTGGTATTGCCAAAATTATTTCCGAAGAGCTTTCTGAAGAAGAAGTGATACAGACCATGGAATCGGGCCGGCTGCTGAGCTTAAGCTATGCAGCGCCGGAACAGGTTAATATGGGAAAGATAACGGTAGCCACGGATGTGTATGCGCTTGGTTTGGTACTGTATGAGATGCTCGCCCGGGAGAAACCATTCGATCTTTCAGGGAAGACCCTGCAACAAGCCGAGAAAATAATCCTCAACAGAGAGACTGAGAATATAAGCGCAAAGGCGAAGGTAAAGCTCAAAAAAATTGATGCTAAAGATTTAGATGCCATTGTAAACAAATGTCTTAGAAAAGAACCCGAATACCGGTATTCATCGGTACGGGAGCTTTTGAATGATCTGGAAAACCTTCAGAATAAAAAGCCGGTTGCGGCGCGAAGAAACACCCGCCGGTATAAGACCGGGAAATTTCTGAAAAGGAATAAGTATCAGCTCTCGGTGGCAGCTGTATTTTTTGTGGCCATCGTCACATTTGGGGTTATTTACAGCATCAACATCACCAAAGAAAAAAACCGGGCACTGGAAGCGTTAAGCAGAGCCAAAATGGTTAGTGATGTAATGGTGAATGTATTTGAAGAGGTAGATTATACTAAGACGGAAGATCCCCGCCTGGCAACCAGCCGGTTCCTTGATGAAACCCTGAATGCAGTGGACAATATGTTTGCTAATGTGCCCGGAGAAAGAGCTCGTTTGCTGATGAATTTCGGCTCCATAAAATTTAACCTGGGGGAGCTTAAAACAGCTGATTCATTACTGACGGAAGCTACTGCCATTCTTCATGCATTAGATACTGAAAATGAATACAGATACTGGCTGGCTGATGTGTTTAATGTAAAGGCCGATCTGGCTCGAGCCAGAGGGCAGGATAGCTTAGCATTGGCTTATGCAGATTCCCTGCAGCATTTTTTAGATAAAAATGAACAGGAAATAAGGAATCTGGAAATCGTGCCTCTCGACTGGGATGCGTATTATTTGGCTGCTAAATCATATAAGGCAGAAGTGTATAGCTTTTTCGGGGAATTTGAGAAAGCGGACAGCATGTATACTGAGCTTTTTGAGGGGTACGCTGCACGAAATGACACTACTTCGGATGTATATTGGGTGGGACGCCACGACTATGGCTGGCTATTACTGGAAAAAGGAGAATATCACAGGGCTATTTCAACCTTTGATAAAGTGTTGGAAGCCCGCACAAAAGGTTATGAGATAGGCTATGCTCATTATACTCCTACCAAAATTGCCGGGGCTTATGCCAGCCTGGGCTGGGCTCATCATATGCTGGGACAGAGTAACAAAGCAGAAGAATATTCCAGAAAAGCTTTATCCATGTATACTGACATATTTGGTGAAAATCCAAGTATAGAAAGAGCCCGTGCAATGAATGATTTAGGGATTATCATTCAGAGAAAGGGTGAGTATGAAGAGGCCAGAGAGTTAATTGAAAAGGCTTATTACATGCGGAAGGATTTGTTGGGGGATACGCATCCCCTGACCCTGACCAGTGAAGGAAACATGGGGCTGGTATATTTCTACAATGACCAAAAGGAGAAAGCGCTGGAGTGGTTTATTAAAGCCCACCAAAGTAATGTAAAGGTGAAAGGAGAAACACATCCTGATCATATGCGAGAGCTGAGTAATATTGGGGCTGTTTACATGCAGCTGGGAAAAAATGAGCAGGCCATAAAATATTTTGAAAGAGCCCTGAGCATGGGAGAGCAGTTCTTCGACACCACAAATGTAATTTACCGCAGAACGTTATCAGCATACAACTCCATCAAGTAG